One Cryobacterium roopkundense genomic region harbors:
- a CDS encoding universal stress protein: protein MTRVPNYVVAYEATARGKEAIELGVALARLTRAELRVCLVLERSTAVPAKVPASSADFDALLEEQAREWLAAAVAQIPDDVVATTHVLWADSTSEGLITAAAQFDSDRIVVGAARGGILNRFTIGSVANALLHASPVPVALAPRGYRAPDSITRITCAIGTRAGWEALLDSMVAVSRDLPVDLRFVTLVEADAAHGRPAHERTAHSAHDNSAKDDSAAHLDSVLEYFGKRSGASGTLTTEVAMGASVEAAVEALDWRPDEIAFVGSSRLASPSRIFLGITAHRMLHGLPVPLVVVPNIPHALPTFS, encoded by the coding sequence ATGACCCGAGTCCCCAACTATGTCGTCGCCTACGAGGCGACCGCCCGCGGCAAGGAGGCCATCGAACTCGGCGTGGCGCTCGCGCGCCTCACCCGCGCGGAACTTCGGGTGTGTCTGGTGCTCGAGCGGTCCACAGCCGTACCCGCGAAGGTGCCCGCCTCGAGTGCCGACTTCGACGCCCTACTCGAAGAACAGGCGCGGGAGTGGCTCGCCGCAGCTGTGGCACAGATCCCGGATGACGTCGTCGCCACCACGCACGTGCTCTGGGCCGATTCCACCTCGGAGGGCCTCATCACAGCGGCCGCCCAGTTCGATTCGGACCGCATCGTGGTCGGAGCCGCACGAGGCGGCATCCTGAACCGGTTCACCATCGGCAGCGTGGCCAACGCCCTGCTGCACGCCTCGCCGGTGCCCGTTGCTCTCGCCCCCCGCGGCTACCGCGCCCCCGACTCCATCACGCGCATCACCTGCGCGATCGGAACTCGGGCCGGGTGGGAGGCGCTGCTCGATTCCATGGTTGCCGTCTCGCGAGATCTCCCCGTTGACCTCCGGTTCGTCACGCTCGTCGAAGCGGATGCCGCGCACGGCCGACCTGCCCACGAGCGCACGGCGCACAGCGCGCACGACAACAGCGCCAAGGACGACAGCGCCGCCCACCTTGACAGCGTGCTGGAGTACTTCGGCAAACGCTCGGGCGCGAGCGGAACCCTCACGACCGAGGTCGCCATGGGTGCGAGCGTTGAAGCCGCCGTGGAGGCGCTCGACTGGAGACCCGACGAAATCGCCTTCGTCGGTTCGAGCCGACTGGCCAGCCCGAGCCGAATCTTCCTCGGCATCACGGCCCACCGCATGCTGCACGGCTTGCCCGTTCCGCTCGTGGTCGTTCCCAACATCCCGCACGCTTTGCCCACGTTTAGCTGA
- a CDS encoding APC family permease, whose protein sequence is MAHTPSPSATPDASALPSAGGLSAKGLSAGSIGLLGATVIGISCIAPAYTLTASLGPTVAAVGTQMPGIFLVGFIPMLLVALGYRELNAAMPDSGTSFTWATRAFGPWIGWMGGWGLIVATVVVLSNLAGVAVDFLYLALAQLFNNPALADLTNNVLINIVTCLVFMVLACYVSYRGMETTKAVQYVLVAFQLIVLVWFSVAALIEYGNGSAFDELAFSASWFNPFLVPSFSAFAAGVSLSIFIFWGWDVTLTMNEETKNPKTTPGRAATLTVAIIFALYILVAIAALMFAGIGTGELGLGNEDIQGNVFAALAGPVMGPFAILLSLAVLSSSAASLQSTFVGPARTMLAMGHYKAFPSRFASISPRFKSPGFATIAAAVVAWGFYAVLRVLSTDVLTDTILTLGMMICFYYGVTAFACVWYFRAEAFSNARAFFLKFLAPLVGGVILTVIFATTLIDSMNPEYGSGSNIGGLGLVFVLAMVLFISGIVLMLVQRRINPSFFQGKTLTKGTSLD, encoded by the coding sequence ATGGCACACACCCCCTCGCCGAGCGCTACGCCCGATGCTTCCGCGCTACCGTCCGCTGGCGGCCTCTCTGCCAAGGGTCTCAGCGCCGGCTCGATCGGTCTGCTCGGCGCCACCGTCATCGGTATCTCGTGCATCGCACCGGCGTACACACTCACAGCTTCCCTCGGCCCCACGGTCGCCGCGGTCGGCACGCAGATGCCCGGCATCTTCCTCGTGGGATTCATCCCCATGCTTCTCGTGGCCCTCGGCTACCGGGAGCTCAACGCGGCGATGCCCGACAGCGGCACCTCCTTCACCTGGGCAACCAGGGCCTTCGGACCCTGGATCGGCTGGATGGGCGGCTGGGGGCTGATCGTCGCCACTGTCGTGGTGCTCTCCAACCTGGCCGGGGTTGCCGTCGACTTCCTCTATCTGGCGCTCGCGCAGCTCTTCAACAACCCCGCCCTTGCCGACCTCACGAACAACGTGCTCATCAACATCGTCACCTGTCTGGTCTTCATGGTGCTGGCCTGTTACGTGTCCTACCGGGGCATGGAAACCACCAAGGCCGTGCAATACGTCCTCGTGGCGTTCCAGCTCATCGTGCTGGTCTGGTTCAGCGTCGCCGCCCTGATCGAGTACGGCAACGGCTCGGCTTTCGACGAGCTCGCGTTCAGCGCAAGTTGGTTCAACCCCTTCCTCGTGCCGAGCTTCTCGGCCTTCGCGGCAGGCGTCTCGCTCTCCATCTTCATTTTCTGGGGCTGGGATGTGACCCTCACCATGAACGAGGAGACGAAGAACCCCAAGACCACGCCCGGCCGGGCCGCAACGCTGACCGTGGCCATTATCTTTGCCCTATACATCCTGGTGGCCATCGCCGCCCTGATGTTCGCTGGCATCGGCACGGGCGAGCTCGGACTGGGCAACGAAGACATCCAGGGCAACGTGTTCGCGGCCCTCGCCGGCCCGGTGATGGGGCCGTTTGCTATCCTGCTCTCCCTTGCAGTGCTGTCCAGCTCGGCCGCCTCCCTACAGTCGACCTTCGTGGGACCGGCGCGCACCATGCTCGCCATGGGTCACTACAAGGCTTTCCCGAGCCGGTTCGCGAGCATCAGCCCGCGGTTCAAGTCCCCCGGCTTCGCCACCATCGCCGCGGCGGTTGTGGCGTGGGGCTTCTACGCCGTGTTGCGAGTGCTCAGCACCGACGTGCTCACCGACACCATCCTGACCCTCGGCATGATGATCTGCTTCTACTACGGGGTCACCGCGTTCGCGTGCGTGTGGTACTTCCGGGCTGAGGCGTTCTCGAACGCCAGGGCCTTCTTCCTGAAGTTCCTCGCACCGCTGGTCGGCGGCGTCATCCTGACCGTCATCTTCGCGACGACCCTGATCGACAGCATGAACCCCGAGTACGGCAGCGGCTCGAACATCGGCGGGCTCGGCCTGGTGTTCGTGCTCGCCATGGTGCTGTTCATCTCGGGCATCGTGCTGATGCTCGTTCAGCGCCGGATCAACCCGTCGTTCTTCCAGGGAAAGACCCTCACGAAGGGCACCTCGCTCGACTAG
- a CDS encoding histidine phosphatase family protein, which produces MTSTTTFALIRHGQTDWNAALRIQGATDIPLNDVGRGQATDAVAPLSAFEWDFVVSSPLSRAAETADLIAADLDLTVRHRIPGLIERNYGPAEGLQAGEELEALRFPGGFHGAETESDVAERGIDALQQLAHEHPGARIIVVSHGTLIRLSLERVLERQVGSITNASLNLVHHHPAGWKLAMLNGETPPE; this is translated from the coding sequence GTGACCTCCACGACCACTTTCGCCCTCATCCGCCACGGCCAGACCGATTGGAACGCGGCGCTTCGCATCCAGGGCGCCACCGACATTCCGTTGAACGATGTGGGACGGGGCCAAGCAACGGATGCCGTGGCTCCGCTCTCCGCCTTCGAGTGGGACTTCGTGGTGTCGAGCCCGCTCTCCCGCGCCGCCGAAACCGCCGACCTCATCGCCGCCGACCTCGACCTCACGGTGAGGCACCGCATCCCCGGCTTGATCGAGCGCAACTACGGGCCGGCCGAGGGGCTGCAGGCCGGCGAGGAGCTCGAGGCGCTGCGCTTCCCTGGCGGGTTCCACGGCGCCGAAACCGAATCGGATGTCGCCGAGCGCGGCATCGATGCCCTCCAACAGCTCGCGCACGAGCACCCGGGTGCCCGCATCATCGTGGTGAGCCACGGCACGCTCATCCGCTTGAGCCTCGAGCGGGTGCTGGAACGGCAGGTCGGCAGCATCACCAACGCGTCGCTCAACCTCGTGCACCATCACCCGGCCGGCTGGAAGCTCGCCATGCTGAACGGCGAGACCCCGCCCGAGTAG
- a CDS encoding DnaJ C-terminal domain-containing protein — translation MASQDWFDKDFYRVLGVSKDVTPAELKKAYRKLARKYHPDSNPGNPAAEAKFKELSEAHSVLADAAQRKEYDAIRAMGTGARFAAPGGRGQAGGFEDAFGGMFGGGGAGRQQSYTFEQGGFDDILGGMFGRGGGGGGGFGNPSGGYRGTGAPTRGHDVIASTTIDFITATHGDQITLQTQDGRPIKVKIPAGVADGQKIRLRGKGQPSPDGGETGDIVLTITVRRHPVFEREGLNLRVHVPVTFVEASLGATIEVPTLGGPPVKLRVAPGTPSGRVLRVKGRGVVTPKGTGDLLAEVQVAVPSHLSKDAEEKLKAFAEALPRENPRDELIARAKG, via the coding sequence ATGGCTAGCCAGGACTGGTTCGACAAGGACTTCTATAGGGTTCTGGGTGTCTCCAAAGATGTCACTCCGGCCGAGTTGAAGAAGGCGTATCGCAAGCTGGCCCGCAAGTACCACCCGGATTCCAACCCGGGGAACCCCGCTGCTGAAGCGAAGTTCAAGGAACTGAGCGAGGCGCACTCTGTACTTGCCGATGCTGCGCAGCGCAAAGAGTATGACGCCATACGGGCCATGGGCACCGGGGCGCGGTTCGCCGCACCCGGTGGCCGTGGCCAGGCCGGCGGCTTCGAGGATGCCTTCGGTGGCATGTTCGGTGGCGGCGGAGCCGGTCGTCAGCAGAGCTACACCTTCGAACAGGGCGGCTTCGACGATATTCTCGGAGGCATGTTCGGCAGAGGCGGCGGTGGAGGCGGCGGGTTCGGCAACCCCAGTGGCGGTTACCGCGGCACTGGCGCGCCCACGCGCGGGCACGACGTGATCGCGTCGACGACCATCGACTTCATCACGGCCACGCACGGCGATCAGATCACGTTGCAGACGCAGGACGGTCGCCCCATCAAGGTCAAGATCCCGGCCGGAGTCGCCGACGGCCAGAAGATCCGGTTGCGCGGCAAAGGACAGCCGAGCCCCGATGGCGGGGAGACCGGCGACATCGTTCTCACCATCACCGTGCGACGTCACCCGGTTTTTGAACGTGAAGGACTCAACCTGCGCGTGCACGTTCCGGTGACCTTCGTGGAGGCGAGCCTCGGCGCGACCATCGAGGTACCCACCCTCGGCGGTCCGCCGGTCAAGCTTCGCGTGGCCCCCGGCACCCCGAGCGGCCGGGTTCTTCGCGTGAAGGGCCGCGGAGTCGTGACGCCCAAGGGCACCGGCGACCTGCTCGCCGAGGTTCAGGTGGCCGTTCCCTCGCACCTGTCCAAAGACGCCGAGGAAAAGCTGAAGGCTTTTGCCGAAGCCTTACCCAGGGAAAACCCGCGCGATGAACTGATCGCCAGGGCCAAGGGCTAG
- a CDS encoding heat shock protein transcriptional repressor HspR yields the protein MDENTRVFVISMAAELAGMHPQTLRQYDRLGLVSPERTPGKSRRYSMRDVVKLREIAELGVQGVSLEGIRRILELEDHVRRLETRLRELESTLADELLNRPGRRVFAAGSAGDVISMRAGTRTRRSNQVVIWRPLDHS from the coding sequence ATGGACGAGAACACCCGGGTCTTCGTGATTTCGATGGCTGCGGAGCTTGCGGGGATGCACCCGCAAACTCTGCGCCAATACGATCGCCTGGGCCTCGTGAGCCCCGAACGCACGCCCGGAAAGTCCCGCCGCTATTCGATGCGGGACGTCGTCAAACTGCGGGAGATCGCAGAACTTGGCGTTCAGGGCGTGAGCTTGGAGGGCATCCGTCGTATCCTCGAACTGGAGGACCACGTGCGTCGCCTCGAAACTCGCTTGCGCGAGCTAGAGTCAACGCTCGCCGACGAGCTTCTGAACCGTCCGGGCCGCCGCGTTTTCGCGGCCGGCTCGGCCGGGGACGTCATCTCGATGCGGGCGGGCACACGCACGCGGCGCTCCAATCAGGTCGTCATCTGGCGACCGCTGGACCACAGCTGA
- a CDS encoding glycosyltransferase 87 family protein has product MSLLLDRLDSRIERALTADRLLRLRTPRMLVLGFTAVHVAFLAALLPAMLTGKVLGDLPLYRTWAELGFSTGIWQGIDVQWVYPIGALWPIALAGIGGPYLYQFLWFLMTVALNAAAVCALTDFGRRISGYRAAWWWLGLSFVLSPVGLLRLEGLTAPTVIVGLVLLARHPIAATVLLTVATWIKVWPAAVMLAVVAASRHRATVVVTGASVTAGIVASVWMLGGLRYLTGFVTMQSDRALQLEAPVTTPWVWLAALGHPGSHIYENYAIATREVTGPGADAAASVMTPLMFAAIAAIFLLMLLAHHRRADPAQLLLIGALALVSAFVVFNKVGSPQYMLWIAPIVAVGVARGWRAWRTPGYVVMGIAVLTTLIFPVLYLPLIDGDPFALVLLTLRNTLLVALLAWSVTTLVRLARRPIPSRELANRRLGSLQPT; this is encoded by the coding sequence GTGTCCCTGCTATTAGACCGGCTCGACAGCCGCATCGAGAGGGCCCTCACGGCCGATCGGCTGCTGCGTCTTCGCACCCCGCGAATGCTTGTGCTCGGCTTCACGGCAGTGCACGTCGCCTTTCTTGCGGCACTGCTCCCGGCCATGCTCACCGGCAAGGTGCTCGGCGACCTTCCCCTGTACCGAACGTGGGCCGAGCTCGGTTTCAGCACCGGAATCTGGCAGGGCATCGACGTGCAGTGGGTCTACCCGATCGGAGCCCTGTGGCCGATCGCGCTAGCCGGCATCGGCGGGCCCTACCTGTACCAGTTTCTGTGGTTCCTGATGACGGTGGCGTTGAATGCGGCCGCCGTCTGCGCCCTCACCGACTTCGGGCGCCGGATCAGCGGCTACCGCGCAGCCTGGTGGTGGCTCGGCCTGAGTTTCGTGCTCAGCCCCGTTGGGCTGCTGCGGCTCGAGGGCCTCACGGCCCCGACCGTGATCGTGGGACTCGTGTTGCTCGCGCGTCACCCGATCGCGGCGACCGTGCTGCTCACGGTGGCGACGTGGATCAAGGTGTGGCCGGCCGCCGTCATGCTGGCTGTCGTGGCCGCGTCGAGGCACCGCGCGACCGTCGTCGTCACGGGAGCAAGTGTCACGGCGGGCATCGTGGCATCCGTGTGGATGCTCGGCGGCCTGCGGTACCTGACCGGCTTCGTCACCATGCAGTCGGATCGGGCCTTGCAGCTCGAGGCTCCGGTGACAACTCCGTGGGTCTGGCTCGCCGCCCTCGGGCACCCGGGGTCGCACATCTATGAGAACTACGCGATCGCCACGCGTGAGGTGACCGGACCGGGAGCGGATGCCGCGGCGTCCGTCATGACGCCGCTCATGTTCGCGGCGATCGCGGCCATTTTTCTGCTCATGCTTCTGGCACATCACCGTCGCGCCGACCCCGCACAACTCCTGCTGATCGGCGCGCTCGCCCTCGTCAGCGCCTTCGTCGTCTTCAACAAGGTGGGATCGCCGCAGTACATGCTGTGGATCGCCCCGATCGTCGCCGTCGGCGTGGCCCGGGGCTGGCGGGCGTGGCGCACACCCGGCTACGTCGTGATGGGAATCGCCGTTCTGACGACCCTGATATTCCCGGTGCTGTACCTGCCGCTCATCGATGGCGACCCGTTCGCGCTCGTGCTGCTGACCCTGCGAAACACCCTTCTCGTCGCGCTGCTGGCCTGGTCGGTCACCACCCTCGTGCGGCTCGCCCGCCGCCCGATCCCCTCGCGAGAGTTGGCGAATCGTCGGCTGGGATCGCTACAACCGACGTAA
- a CDS encoding primary-amine oxidase, giving the protein MSPSHARTTGMHPLDPLTAEEFSGASAILAREHGVAAGWRFASIELVEPSRQAISDFEQHGAVPERLARLVVLHRAENATYTSVVSLTHDRVLEFTHVPGVQANFTVDEWDEADAALRVHPDVIAALAKRGITDLDLVFIDTWTYGDAVIPDQYRGHRLGWCDIWVRASAEANPYAGPVNGLHLVLDVNTMELLEIEDSFTVDTPEIMGEYVPHLVPERIRAQSVRPPRTPLDIVQPEGAGFTIDGHLIQWQGWSMRVGFNYREGMTLHRVGYRDGSAVGGERVRPIANRLSFSEMVVPYRDPSVDHFRRTAFDIGEWGLGFMTTSLELGCDCLGEVQYIDAVLHNSAGEPYDIPNAFCVHEEDNAVLWKHVDHNGNVEVRRMRRLVVSFHVTVANYEYLVYWRFYEDGNIECEVRATGIMVVTHIDEGQPHPNGTLVDKRTYAPIHQHFIVARMDLDIDGTENTVFRSETQIQPTSTENPHGLGLTQVNTPIEQEGFDDFDWNTQRAWKVVNENSLNGLGTPVSYKLVPSGAIPSFFDPSAPAFQRAQVIGHTVWVTPNDESERWPCGEFVNQSSVDHGLPEWIQAERPVRNTDLVLWYVFGIHHITRPEDWPIMPSDTVAFWLKPVGFFDRNPSLDVAPSPSAHCAPGQDHALHDHDHDHDHTQHDQHHQEVAE; this is encoded by the coding sequence GTGTCGCCTTCACACGCCCGCACCACCGGCATGCATCCGCTTGATCCCCTGACCGCCGAGGAGTTCTCCGGCGCGAGCGCAATCCTCGCTCGGGAACACGGCGTGGCAGCCGGGTGGCGGTTCGCCTCGATCGAACTCGTGGAGCCGTCGCGACAGGCCATCTCCGATTTCGAGCAGCACGGCGCCGTGCCGGAGCGGCTCGCCCGATTGGTGGTGCTGCACCGGGCCGAGAACGCCACGTACACGTCGGTCGTGTCGCTGACGCACGATCGGGTGCTTGAGTTCACGCACGTGCCCGGTGTGCAGGCCAACTTCACCGTGGACGAGTGGGACGAAGCGGATGCCGCCCTGCGCGTGCATCCCGACGTGATCGCAGCCCTCGCCAAGCGCGGCATCACAGACCTCGACCTCGTCTTCATCGACACCTGGACCTACGGCGACGCCGTGATCCCCGACCAGTACCGCGGCCACCGCCTCGGCTGGTGCGACATCTGGGTGCGCGCCTCCGCCGAAGCCAACCCCTACGCCGGCCCGGTGAACGGCCTGCACCTCGTGCTCGACGTCAACACCATGGAGCTGCTCGAAATCGAGGACTCCTTCACCGTCGACACCCCCGAGATCATGGGCGAATACGTGCCCCACCTCGTGCCGGAGCGCATCAGGGCCCAGAGCGTGCGCCCGCCACGCACGCCGCTCGACATCGTGCAGCCCGAAGGGGCCGGTTTCACGATCGACGGCCACCTGATCCAGTGGCAGGGCTGGTCGATGCGGGTCGGGTTCAACTATCGCGAGGGTATGACCCTGCACCGCGTGGGGTACCGTGACGGTTCAGCGGTCGGCGGCGAGCGCGTACGCCCCATTGCCAACCGGCTCTCGTTCTCGGAGATGGTCGTGCCGTACCGCGATCCCAGCGTCGACCATTTTCGCCGCACCGCATTCGACATCGGCGAGTGGGGCCTCGGCTTCATGACCACGTCCCTCGAGCTCGGCTGCGACTGCCTCGGCGAGGTGCAGTACATCGATGCGGTGCTTCACAACAGCGCGGGCGAGCCCTATGACATCCCCAACGCCTTCTGCGTGCACGAGGAAGACAACGCGGTGCTCTGGAAGCACGTCGACCACAACGGCAACGTGGAGGTGAGACGGATGCGCCGTCTCGTCGTCTCGTTCCACGTCACCGTGGCAAACTACGAATACCTCGTGTACTGGCGGTTCTACGAAGACGGCAACATCGAGTGCGAGGTGCGCGCGACCGGCATCATGGTAGTGACCCACATCGACGAGGGCCAGCCGCATCCGAACGGTACCCTCGTGGACAAGCGCACGTACGCGCCCATCCACCAGCACTTCATCGTGGCCCGGATGGACCTCGACATCGACGGCACCGAGAACACCGTCTTCCGCTCCGAAACCCAGATCCAGCCCACCAGCACGGAGAATCCACACGGACTCGGCCTCACCCAGGTGAACACTCCGATCGAGCAGGAGGGGTTCGACGACTTCGACTGGAATACCCAGCGCGCCTGGAAAGTCGTCAACGAGAACTCGCTCAACGGTCTCGGCACCCCCGTGTCGTACAAGCTCGTGCCGAGCGGGGCCATCCCGTCTTTCTTCGACCCCTCCGCCCCGGCATTCCAGCGCGCGCAGGTGATCGGGCACACAGTGTGGGTGACACCGAATGATGAATCGGAGCGCTGGCCCTGCGGCGAATTCGTGAACCAAAGCAGTGTCGACCACGGCCTGCCCGAGTGGATTCAGGCCGAGCGCCCGGTGCGCAATACCGACCTCGTACTCTGGTACGTCTTCGGTATCCACCACATCACCAGGCCTGAGGACTGGCCGATCATGCCGAGCGACACCGTCGCCTTCTGGCTTAAACCGGTGGGCTTCTTCGACCGTAATCCCTCCCTCGACGTGGCTCCGAGTCCCTCCGCGCACTGCGCGCCGGGCCAGGACCACGCCCTGCACGACCACGACCACGACCACGACCACACCCAGCATGACCAGCACCACCAGGAGGTAGCGGAATGA
- a CDS encoding class I SAM-dependent methyltransferase, producing MFESGTQKPTLSASRADFDFDRLSRKPDVEADNLFAVDASDRLILDEAAGALAGAGAGNVAILEDRYGALTLGAAALHGARKLRVYQDALSGEHALERNASQFGLDDCYRSLPLGEELLTGARVVLLQLPRSLGELDEIAGAIARYAAPDVLVFAGGRIKHMSVGMNEVLRRHFGALNVTPARQKSRVLIATSPIQTGASAWPHSETHDDLGLIVRAHGAAFAGTSVDIGTRALLDVLDRMKPDAESAIDLGCGTGVLAAALALQRPRLRVIASDQSAAAVASARATMDANALAERVTVVRDDALSSRAEDSAELILINPPFHIGSSVHAGIALKLFADAARVLSPGGELWAVWNTHLGYRPELTRIVGPTRQVGRNTKFTVTVSTRR from the coding sequence ATGTTTGAATCGGGCACACAAAAACCGACACTTTCCGCGTCTCGGGCCGATTTCGATTTCGATCGACTGAGCCGCAAGCCGGATGTCGAAGCCGACAACCTGTTCGCAGTGGACGCGAGCGACCGGCTGATCCTCGACGAGGCGGCCGGCGCGCTGGCCGGTGCCGGAGCCGGCAACGTCGCGATCCTCGAGGACCGCTATGGCGCCCTCACTCTCGGCGCGGCAGCCCTGCATGGTGCCCGCAAGTTGCGCGTCTACCAGGACGCCCTTTCTGGCGAGCACGCCCTGGAGCGCAACGCCAGCCAGTTCGGGCTTGACGATTGCTACCGTTCGCTGCCACTCGGCGAGGAGCTGCTCACCGGCGCCCGTGTCGTGCTGCTGCAGTTGCCGCGCAGCCTTGGAGAGCTCGACGAAATCGCCGGCGCGATCGCCCGTTACGCAGCCCCAGATGTGCTCGTCTTCGCCGGCGGCCGCATCAAGCACATGTCCGTGGGCATGAACGAGGTGTTGCGCCGCCACTTCGGCGCCCTCAACGTGACGCCTGCGCGCCAGAAGTCCCGCGTGCTCATTGCCACGTCACCGATTCAGACCGGCGCATCCGCCTGGCCGCACTCCGAGACCCACGACGACCTCGGCCTCATCGTGCGTGCCCACGGCGCGGCCTTCGCTGGCACGAGCGTTGACATCGGCACCCGGGCACTGCTCGACGTACTCGACCGGATGAAGCCCGACGCCGAATCTGCGATCGACCTCGGCTGCGGCACCGGCGTTCTCGCTGCTGCGCTGGCCCTCCAGCGGCCGCGACTGCGCGTGATCGCGAGCGACCAGTCTGCCGCGGCCGTGGCATCCGCTCGCGCCACCATGGACGCGAATGCCCTCGCCGAGCGCGTCACGGTGGTGCGCGATGACGCGCTCAGCAGCCGTGCGGAAGATTCGGCCGAGCTGATTCTGATCAACCCGCCGTTCCACATCGGCTCGTCCGTGCATGCCGGCATCGCACTCAAGCTGTTCGCGGACGCCGCGCGCGTGTTGAGCCCCGGTGGAGAACTGTGGGCCGTGTGGAACACGCACCTCGGCTACCGTCCCGAGCTCACGCGCATCGTGGGTCCGACGCGCCAGGTGGGCCGCAACACGAAGTTCACCGTGACGGTGTCGACGCGCCGCTAA
- a CDS encoding IS1380 family transposase encodes MQLSHTHRSFSASFDDPNLVSSAGLVPTMALAEKTGLGALVDEWVKLPGYFGANAGLKALALVAGMLTGADSIDDMAVLRHGALRKLFTGTYAPSTLGSFLRAFAFGHVRQLDAAASRWLQNLGAVTPIVTGIDDLALVDIDDTIREVHGYKKQGAGFGYSGVRGLNALLAIVSTGSAAPIIVSSRLRKGPTNSARGAKKFVSDTLATVKRLRSPTAKGMLLLRADSAYYVSAVIQAALRAGAMVSITARLNSLVKAGISTIPDTAWTPIKYTNAIFDDATGRWISDAEVAEIPFTAFGSKKKSEQIPGRLVVRRIPELNKTVAAGQGTLFDLFRFHAFFTTSTLNTVDADKTHRHHAIIENLNADMKASAMAHFPSGVFTANAAWLVLACITFNLTRAAGTLANPALGKAVTATVRRKLINVAARVSTSARRVTLHLPESWPWEEGWSALFTSVCNPPGRAAT; translated from the coding sequence ATGCAACTTTCTCACACTCACCGGTCCTTTTCTGCATCCTTCGACGACCCCAATCTCGTGTCGTCGGCCGGACTGGTGCCCACGATGGCTCTGGCCGAGAAAACAGGCCTCGGCGCGCTGGTCGATGAGTGGGTGAAACTGCCCGGTTACTTCGGCGCGAATGCCGGCCTGAAAGCGCTGGCACTGGTCGCAGGAATGCTCACCGGCGCCGACTCCATCGACGATATGGCCGTGCTCCGGCACGGCGCTCTCCGGAAATTGTTCACCGGAACCTATGCGCCCTCGACCCTGGGATCGTTCCTGCGCGCGTTCGCTTTTGGCCATGTCCGCCAGCTCGACGCCGCCGCGTCCCGGTGGCTGCAGAACCTCGGCGCCGTCACGCCGATCGTGACCGGTATCGACGACCTCGCCCTGGTCGATATTGACGACACCATCAGGGAAGTGCACGGATATAAGAAGCAAGGCGCCGGGTTTGGCTACTCCGGTGTTCGCGGCCTCAACGCCCTGCTCGCCATCGTCAGCACCGGATCGGCCGCTCCGATCATCGTCAGCTCCCGGCTACGCAAAGGCCCCACCAACTCCGCCCGCGGCGCAAAGAAATTCGTCTCCGACACCCTCGCGACCGTGAAACGACTGCGCAGCCCAACCGCAAAAGGAATGCTTCTCCTCCGAGCCGACAGCGCCTACTACGTCAGCGCCGTCATCCAAGCTGCCCTCCGTGCCGGGGCGATGGTTTCGATCACGGCACGCCTGAATTCATTGGTGAAAGCGGGTATCAGCACCATCCCCGATACCGCGTGGACCCCGATCAAATACACCAATGCGATCTTCGACGACGCCACCGGGCGGTGGATCTCCGACGCGGAAGTCGCCGAAATCCCCTTCACCGCGTTCGGCTCCAAGAAGAAGAGCGAACAAATCCCTGGACGCCTCGTCGTGCGCCGCATCCCGGAACTGAACAAGACCGTCGCCGCCGGGCAAGGCACCCTTTTCGACCTGTTCCGCTTTCACGCGTTCTTCACCACCAGCACCCTGAACACCGTTGACGCCGACAAAACCCACCGCCACCATGCGATCATCGAAAATTTGAACGCCGACATGAAAGCGTCGGCGATGGCGCACTTCCCGTCCGGCGTATTCACGGCCAACGCCGCCTGGCTGGTGCTGGCCTGCATCACGTTCAATCTCACCCGCGCCGCCGGCACCCTCGCCAATCCCGCCCTCGGAAAAGCCGTCACCGCGACCGTTCGCCGCAAACTCATCAACGTCGCCGCCAGAGTATCCACGTCGGCACGACGCGTCACATTGCACCTGCCCGAAAGCTGGCCCTGGGAAGAAGGCTGGTCGGCGCTGTTCACCAGCGTTTGCAACCCGCCCGGCCGCGCCGCCACCTAA